The Thunnus maccoyii chromosome 9, fThuMac1.1, whole genome shotgun sequence genome includes a region encoding these proteins:
- the nipsnap1 gene encoding protein NipSnap homolog 1, translating to MATTSSVWPKGQMLYRCSVNLQQATRRFSESGDKGWFRSLFVHKDDARKDAHSNLLSKKETSNLYKIQFHNVKPECLEAYNSLEAEVQNKLHRDQDYPCEVVGSWNTWYGEQDQAVHLWRYRGGYPALTECLQKLNNNKEYLEFRKERAKMLISRRNQLLLEFSFWNEPLPRQGPNIYEMRSYYLKPGTMIEWGNHWARAIEYRQENNEAVGGFFSQIGDLYVVHHLWAYENLKSRDQTRNSAWLKDGWAVNVHHTVPLIRSMESRIMIPTKSSLLQ from the exons GAGGTTTTCAGAGAGCGGTGACAAAGGCTGGTTCCGTTCCTTATTTGTGCACAAAGACGATGCCAGGAAAGATGCCCACTCCAACCTGCTGTCAAAGAAAGAGACCAgcaacctgtataaaattcaaT TTCACAACGTCAAACCGGAGTGCCTGGAAGCATACAACAGTCTGGA GGCAGAGGTGCAAAACAAGCTTCATCGTGACCAGGACTACCCATGTGAGGTTGTAGGAAGCTGGAATACCTGGTATGGAGAACAGGATCAAGCAG TGCATCTATGGCGATACAGAGGAGGCTACCCAGCCTTGACTGAATGCCTGCAAAAGTTGAACAATAACAAG gaATATTTAGAGTTTCGAAAAGAGAGAGCAAAGATGTTGATTTCAAGGCGGAATCAACTTCTCCTAGAGTTCAGTTTCTGGAATGAACCTCTGCCCAGACAAGGGCCAAACATCTATGAAATGCGCAGCTATTACCTCAAG CCAGGAACCATGATCGAATGGGGCAATCACTG GGCGAGGGCAATCGAATACAGACAGGAAAACAACGAGGCAGTGGGCGGGTTCTTCTCACAGATTGGTGACCTGTATGTGGTTCATCACTTGTGGG cttacGAAAACCTCAAGTCCCGGGATCAAACGAGGAATTCTGCGTGGCTGAAGGACGGATGGGCTGTAAATGTGCATCATACAG tGCCTTTGATCAGAAGCATGGAGTCTAGGATAATGATTCCCACCAAGAGTTCACTATTACAATGA